Proteins encoded in a region of the Coffea eugenioides isolate CCC68of chromosome 4, Ceug_1.0, whole genome shotgun sequence genome:
- the LOC113768390 gene encoding mitochondrial pyruvate carrier 1-like, with protein sequence MASFRAFLNSPVGPKTTHFWGPVSNWGFILAGLADTQKPPELISGQMTGVLCVYSALFMRFAWVVRPRNHFLMVTHASNECVQLYQLSRWAKGQWYLQHKEDKPTTSQ encoded by the exons ATGGCATCATTTCGAGCATTCTTGAACAGCCCTGTTGGCCCCAAGACGACACACTTCTGGGGTCCTGTAAGCAACTGGGGATTCATTCTTGCA GGATTAGCTGACACGCAGAAACCCCCAGAATTGATATCTGGCCAAATGACAGGAG TGCTGTGCGTATATTCGGCATTGTTTATGAGGTTTGCTTGGGTGGTACGGCCACGGAACCATTTTCTTATGGTGACTCATGCCTCGAATGAATGTGTGCAACTATATCAGCTATCTCGTTGGGCAAAGGGCCAGTG GTACTTACAGCACAAAGAAGACAAGCCTACAACATCTCAGTGA